The sequence below is a genomic window from Lolium perenne isolate Kyuss_39 chromosome 7, Kyuss_2.0, whole genome shotgun sequence.
ATATATCAAACATTCTTCCTTTACGAGGGAAACTGCACTTCTAATAGCAAGTGCTTCAGCAATTTCCAGCACCGTGACCTCATTGCTGCATGCGGTGAGAAATTTACCATTGTGATCCCTGATCACGACGCGTGCCCCCATccgggaagaagaagagaacaaaGCTGCATCAATGTTAATGACAGCCGGCGGCGGAGACCAATATGTTGGTGAAGAAGATGCCTCACGTCTATGGTCGGTCGGACTCTTGAATAGATGCAACAAGAttaacttgatatacacttttatCTGTTCCGCAAGGCTGCTTGGGTGTTTTCGTCTCTCCTCATTAAGAACGCCATTGTGCGCCTCCCGTATGTGCCACACCATAATAGCCAAAGTGACCGCTTCTCGAACATTCGATCTAGCCAGAAAGTTCAAAACCTGGGATTTTGGAGTTGAGAAGAGCTTGCTGAGAAGATGAACATGCCAAACTTCAACCGCATAAGGGAAAAACACAATCGTGTGTACTGCACTCTCCTCTCTATTGCAGAACAAGCATGCATCGGGTGAGATGTTGCATCGTCGAAGTTGAGATCCACTAGAAAGACAGTCATGTGCCAAACGTCAAAGAGTAATCTTCATTTTCCCGGGGCTTTGATACTCCATAACCTCTTCCAAAGAGTCTCCTCCACAGTGGAGTCTATCGACAGACCACGTTTACTCAAGCTTTGCCGTGACACAAACTCCTCAGATCTCATCAAATTGTAGGCTGATTTGATCGTGTACACACCGAGCGAGCTTGGCGATTGTTCATCTTGACGCAGAGTTTTGAGTCCGTAAAATCCTCTTTGTCGAAATAGGTGCGAGACCTCGATCCAGCCCGTGCATCCTCGCCACGTTAGACGTTTATGTGGGCCCTTCTCGGCAGCCACAAAATGTGGGTTATAAAATGGAAATAAAAGTAGACATCGGCAGGATAATTGAGTGCATTCCTATTAGTAAGGCTGCCAAGGGTTAATTTGTCACATAAAATCGATTTCTTGGCAAATAAGCATTTTGTCCGAACTATTCTTGGCCAGCAAGTAGTAACCCACTACAGTTTTCTTGGCCTTTCAGATGGCTTCATTAGCCACCGCCGAGTTGTGAAGAAGCGATCTGATCAACGGCAAGGTCGGTGATGAGCCTGGGCTACCTGAGCAGGGTGTGCGTCAGGGTGGTGCAGGCCGCCGTGCGGGCAGAACAGCCGGCGTCGACCAAGCCGCCGACTATTCCTAGGCCGTCGCTGGCGGCGCCCGCTCCTCACCGTCGGGCGTGGTTCTCAGGAGGCACGGCTGAGATGCAAGCGACGGCTAAGACGGCGGCGGCAGAGAAGATGAGGAGAGCGGAGAAGGACGAGAGCGTGATGCATCTCATCTGCTGGGGACCAGATTAGAGGTTTAGTCCCATGTTGATGCTGCAATTTGATTGTGATTTTGAGAGCAGAAATGTAGATGAAAAATCGTCTTCCTATCTCAGTTCGTGAAAATATCACTAGTTCTTAGCAGCATATGTTATCCTAGATACTCATTTAGAGTCTCTTTGGTTCACATGATATCTGAAATGCAGGAATAGGGTAAATGTAGGAATAATTAGAAATAGGGAAAACATGGAATAATATATGTCATGATATGTTGAATCATGTATCGATTTATATACAGTACATTGTCATCTGGTCGCGTTGCAGGAACAGCATAATAACTTTTCTGAAGAATTGTgtacatgccatagtttaatagaAACAAAGGAAATTTACATTAGGTTGCATGGAAAGTAGACCATAGAAAAACTTCCTATGAACTGAAATCATACTAACCAAACAGGATCTATAAGAAAAGTTCCTACGGAAAATCCGTCAAAATATCTATGAAATTCCTTTAGACGAAAGAGGTCCTTAAATTTCTTTGTTTCTATAGTGTACATAACTGGACACTTTAGTTCGCAACTGTTAGCTCGATCTTCACTGGGTGTTTCTTGAGATATTAAACGGCATGCATCTACGGGTTACCACATGTAATCAGgggaatttaaaaaaaaaagccTCAATTTTGAACAATCGATTGAAGATAATCAAAATGATTTACAGCATTAAACTAGTACAGGAAGTAGAAATGTTGCAGCATACACTATGTAGAGTTAAAAGAACAACTACCACGGGAATTTTTAAAAGATCCAGCAACGCAAGCTTTTCAATTAATAGAATGTAGAAAATGTACAGGGTTAACAAGGAAATGGACTTATAGAAAACATAGTAAAATTCTATGTGGAATAACTTGTGTATTTCTATCCAGAATCTGCTCTATACATTCCATACTTAATATCAAATTTTAAATTTAACAAAATTAGCTGCTCCGCACCTGCATCGCTTACTTGAAGTATTGTAAACTGTTACAGTATGATATTTAAGATCAAAATGGATATGCAACTCAGCTGAGATGAGCAATGTCGATCTCATCAGGGAGCTTGAACGTATCCGCGGCCCCAAACTTCCTCCTGCCATCCTCCCACTCATCCTCGTCCCCAACACCATCCTTGTCTTCATCGCCATGGTCGTGGTGGTGGCTATCATGACCGAGCGACGACAACGGGTCGCTGAAGCTCTTCGACTTGCAGGGCTCATTCGCTAGCATGGTCACCTGACCTAGGCAGGAGATCTCCACAACGATAGTGTCGTCGTCCTTTGGGAGGGGCTGCTTCCATGGCTCCCCATCGACCCTCATGAATGTGTGGTCCGCCGCACCTTTGTGGAACTCGAAGCGGATCCTGTGGGCCTGGTTTTGCAGGATATCAGCACGAGGTAAAATGAAAGAAGAAAAGAGTTCTGAAGCAGAAAATTACACAGCGAATTATTGCGTCGCAACAAGCAATCATGTCTCATTTTCAGTTCTGAGATGCCAAAACGATGGTAGGAGGAGCGGAAGAAGCACTCTATACCTGTGCAAGGCGATGGCCGTGTCCATTAGGAGCCAGCAAAACCAGCCCATGCCAAGCATCACGAAACCCAACAACCTCAAGAAGACCATCATCAACGTAAGGCGCTGTGAATTCCCTCTACAGATTGTCACAGGAAATATGTGAATCATATCAACACGCATCAATTGACAGGGCATGTCCTATGGAAACTCACATCTTCTGCTCttctcgtgccaggtgtgccccaTGGATTGAAACCTCCGGAAAAACTAGGCAGATTGAGACAGACAATCGACCGAATGCTGCGAGAGGTAGAGTAGCACAGATAAGCAATCTACTACCCAAGAAGATTACAAATGTTGACATGAATCATGATATTGGTAGAACCCAAATAGAATTTATTTAGTAAGGTAACTGAACAGAAGGAACGAAGTAAGCAAAAAATTCCACATACTTGTATGATATAGCCCGTAGGTTTAGATTACAATGTACAAGAATAAAATAAAGTGTGATCCACTGAAACTGAAAGGCATCAAAGTTTACCTGTGATGAATTTGTAGTTCTTCCCAGTGGCCACCAGCTCTTTTCATAACCTTCACCTTTGCAAATTGAGGAATATTCCTGGAACAAAGCATTCTAGCTTATCAATAAAAGATTAAAAAGGACCAAACTGTAAAAATAATTAGTAATATCCCTTTGTAACCTAAAACTGTCCAGAATAAGGTGATGCCTAAATCTAATTAAACTAAAAAGTTTGGTACTTGGTAGTGATTTAGAAATTGGAGTTAACAGAAATGGATAAACTAGTCTTGATGTGGTCTTATAAAGTATATTCTCTCCCCTTCCAGTTTATTCGCAGAGATCTCTTGGAGTTCCGTGGTCTATCTTTATAAAAAAATCGAGGAACATCTTCTGATCCAGATCAGATACACTCTGTCTTCACAAAATGAAAGTCAATGACACTATACGGATTTCTCAATTGAGTTTCATGGGCGAAATGGTCCACCCAAAAGGCTCTTCTGATCAGAAAGTGGGACCATACTCATACTTGAACACTCTTATTTACGTGTAGGCTCTCTCAGGACAAAGATCGCTTTGATGCCATATTGAGTTGCATGCCATAAAGAGTCTAAGATGATGAGGAAAGGTCAGCATACTTCAACATGTCCAAAACATTCAAAATAACAGGTACATATGTGATTAAGAAGATTATATAAATGCACGATAAATGAAGAAACTACCTCGAAGACGGATGACTTAGAGATGCGCAAAACCATCCTTGTTTAAGTCCAAGCTTAGCATATGCACCCTGTATAGATGATTGCATTTACAATTCACAAGACTAAGCATTCCTTGAATGACACTAGCTGATGATTCGTCTAATCAACCGAGGGAAAGGATGTGAAGGAAATTATCTCCTAAGAATTAAAAAGTAAAGACACCTGATTGGTCATCTGGTTTTTGAATTTCTCTGGATTTCTCTTCCTTTCGGAATGAAATGCATAAGACACTTCTGCATCCATCCCTGCAACATGTAAATCATGATCAACACGTATGACTTACCATTTTTTGCATTAAAATATGCTTGAGGGTTCACTGAAGAAACTTGGGAATTTACTATCAGAAGTGATAATCAGATATGGCACTAAACAGCTGGGCTGTTGAGGGTTCATATTCCTCTGTGGTTCATGTCAGAAATTAATTAGGCAGATAAACATAGAAATCATTACCCATACTGAAGTAATTCCAAAATCCTCCGCGGAATGTGTGGTAACCTTCCTGGAGGGAAGAAGGAAAACCAACCAGGAAACATTGAATTAGATTTAGTAACCAGATGTCTTACTTTGATGCACATATCTAAGAATAATAAATACTTGCATAAAGGCATGCTTACCACATCGTGTGAGTCACCACTTGACACACGGTGGAACGCATGTAGTGAATGAGGCAACTCTAAGGGAGCAATGGGTTCACATGGACCTTCCTTTGGAGCTCGCATCCTCAAAAGTAGATGCCAACTGAAACATTAACGTGACCATTAGATTGGAAAATTATGCATACATAAACAAATGAAGTGGCGATTCTTAAGTTACTTAAGAAACAAGAATCagctactccctctgatccataataagtgtcggggCTTTAGTTCAATTTAGtccaaatttgaactaaaactcCGACACTTatcatggatcggagggagtaccttATATAGATTACAGcaacttcaaaaaaaaaaaaaaaaagattacaGATGCGTGAGAAGAAATAAAATGAACCTTGAAGCATACTACATTATTGTTGGAAATGTTGACAGTTAAGCAGTTTTTTTATCCTCCGGGCAAGAAATACATAAATAAAATAATATGACTTATAAACATTACATTTCAGGCAGTACCTATCAATTTTAATCTCTTTTGCGTGTTTCACAAGCCCAAGGAACGATTTTACAGCCTCTTGGTCTGTAGAAGGATTTTTCTTTCCCTGAAATGTAGAATTCAGAATGAGTTATAATGCTTCCCTACATACAGAAGCAAGTGTACACAAGTTCCTCACGGGAAACAAGCCTGGGGTGAAAGAAGAGCT
It includes:
- the LOC127326266 gene encoding diacylglycerol kinase 1; amino-acid sequence: MEEEIDTPRDSSSKPCGPLEEYRIPDYILKPDAQQVLVDHAPQCPVLVFINSKSGGQLGSSLITTYRELLNEAQVIDLSEEAPDKVLRRLYVNVERLKIEGDILAVQIWRTMRLIVAGGDGTASWLLGVVSDLKLSHPPPVATVPLGTGNNLPFSFGWGKKNPSTDQEAVKSFLGLVKHAKEIKIDSWHLLLRMRAPKEGPCEPIAPLELPHSLHAFHRVSSGDSHDVEGYHTFRGGFWNYFSMGMDAEVSYAFHSERKRNPEKFKNQMTNQGAYAKLGLKQGWFCASLSHPSSRNIPQFAKVKVMKRAGGHWEELQIHHSIRSIVCLNLPSFSGGFNPWGTPGTRRAEDREFTAPYVDDGLLEVVGFRDAWHGLVLLAPNGHGHRLAQAHRIRFEFHKGAADHTFMRVDGEPWKQPLPKDDDTIVVEISCLGQVTMLANEPCKSKSFSDPLSSLGHDSHHHDHGDEDKDGVGDEDEWEDGRRKFGAADTFKLPDEIDIAHLS